A region from the Vicia villosa cultivar HV-30 ecotype Madison, WI linkage group LG3, Vvil1.0, whole genome shotgun sequence genome encodes:
- the LOC131655800 gene encoding uncharacterized protein LOC131655800 encodes MSVRGRRMRAVGLKFSWRIEWFYSGMRDDLRLYESHWCKLVAFPFAFVAGLGSCMDRFVDWLAGSSPLESQTEPKEAEDLCLFNGASELVNHMLRNNHVVSHFLFYVPKM; translated from the exons ATGTCAGTTAGAGGGAGAAGGATGAGGGCCGTTGGATTGAAATTCAGTTGGAGGATTGAATG GTTTTATTCTGGTATGCGCGATGACTTAAGGCTGTACGAGTCGCATTGGTGCAAGCTCGTCGCATTTCCTTTTGCGTTTGTAGCTGGACTAGGCTCATGTATGGACCGGTTTGTGGACTGGTTAGCAG GTAGTTCTCCACTTGAAAGCCAAACGGAACCCAAGGAAGCTGAAGATTTGTGCCTGTTCAATGGAGCTTCTGAACTTGTAAACCATATGCTTAGAAATAATCATGTAGTGTCTCATTTCTTGTTCTATGTTCCAAAAATGTAG